One window from the genome of Notolabrus celidotus isolate fNotCel1 unplaced genomic scaffold, fNotCel1.pri scaffold_338_arrow_ctg1, whole genome shotgun sequence encodes:
- the LOC117809680 gene encoding annexin A3-like isoform X2, whose amino-acid sequence MASLWDDLEDLVHKPSSFTVKGGERGTIKPKHNFDAKDDANALKDAIEGLGTKEKTLIEVLTQRSSAQRKLICEAYQEETGRALLDDLKGDTGGDFEDLLVALVTPPAAYDCHEVMRAMKGAGTADCVLIEIFASRSTAQIRALNEVYLTETEKKVTLDMKSEVSGDFADALLILAEGKRDESTSVDAAKAKEDAQALYEAGEKKWGTDESKFIDILCHRGIPQLRQTLMEFKEISGKTLQESIEGEMSGELQELLVAIVKCVKSVPAYLAELLYQSMKGGGTDEKTLTRIMVSRSEVDLLDIRTEFKKIAECSLLSYIESDLSGVHGDALKVICGGDD is encoded by the exons atggcgTCTCTATGG GATGACCTCGAGGACCTGGTCCATAAACCCTCATCCTTCACCGTGAAG GGCGGAGAGAGAGGAACCATCAAACCTAAACACAACTTTGATGCTAAAGACGACGCTAACGCTCTGAAGGACGCCATCGAAGGActgg GGACCAAAGAGAAGACCCTGATTGAAGTCCTGACCCAGAGGAGCAGCGCTCAGAGGAAGCTCATCTGTGAGGCGTACCAGGAGGAGACAGGCAGA GCGTTGCTGGACGACCTGAAAGGAGACACTGGCGGGGACTTCGAGGACCTGCTGGTGGCTCTGGTGACTCCTCCTGCAGCGTACGACTGTCATGAAGTGATGAGAGCCATGAAg GGGGCGGGGACAGCAGACTGCGTCCTGATCGAGATCTTTGCCTCAAGATCAACTGCACAGATCCGAGCTCTGAACGAGGTCTACCTGACAG AGACCGAGAAGAAGGTGACCCTCGACATGAAGTCAGAAGTTTCTGGAGACTTCGCTGATGCTCTGCTCATCCTGGCCGAG gGTAAAAGAGACGAGAGCACCTCGGTGGACGCAGCGAAGGCTAAAGAGGACGCTCAG GCTCTGTACGAGGCTGGGGAGAAGAAGTGGGGCACTGATGAGTCCAAATTCATCGACATCCTCTGTCACCGAGGGATACCTCAGCTCAGACAGA CTCTGATGGAGTTTAAGGAGATCAGTGGGAAGACTCTGCAGGAGAGCATCGAGGGAGAGATGTCCggagagctgcaggagctgctggTGGCGATCG TGAAATGTGTGAAGAGTGTCCCGGCCTACCTTGCAGAGCTTCTGTATCAGAGCATGAAG ggtgGAGGAACAGATGAGAAGACTCTGACTCGGATCATGGTCAGTCGCTCCGAGGTCGACCTGCTCGATATCCGTACCGAGTTTAAGAAGATCGCAGAGTGTTCCCTGCTATCGTACATCGAG TCCGATCTGTCGGGGGTTCACGGAGACGCTCTGAAGGTGATCTGTGGAGGAGACGACTAA
- the LOC117809680 gene encoding annexin A3-like isoform X1, producing MASLWDDLEDLVHKPSSFTVKGGERGTIKPKHNFDAKDDANALKDAIEGLGTKEKTLIEVLTQRSSAQRKLICEAYQEETGRALLDDLKGDTGGDFEDLLVALVTPPAAYDCHEVMRAMKGAGTADCVLIEIFASRSTAQIRALNEVYLTETEKKVTLDMKSEVSGDFADALLILAEGKRDESTSVDAAKAKEDAQALYEAGEKKWGTDESKFIDILCHRGIPQLRQTLMEFKEISGKTLQESIEGEMSGELQELLVAIVKCVKSVPAYLAELLYQSMKGGGTDEKTLTRIMVSRSEVDLLDIRTEFKKIAECSLLSYIESDCGGDYGKTLERICGGDDED from the exons atggcgTCTCTATGG GATGACCTCGAGGACCTGGTCCATAAACCCTCATCCTTCACCGTGAAG GGCGGAGAGAGAGGAACCATCAAACCTAAACACAACTTTGATGCTAAAGACGACGCTAACGCTCTGAAGGACGCCATCGAAGGActgg GGACCAAAGAGAAGACCCTGATTGAAGTCCTGACCCAGAGGAGCAGCGCTCAGAGGAAGCTCATCTGTGAGGCGTACCAGGAGGAGACAGGCAGA GCGTTGCTGGACGACCTGAAAGGAGACACTGGCGGGGACTTCGAGGACCTGCTGGTGGCTCTGGTGACTCCTCCTGCAGCGTACGACTGTCATGAAGTGATGAGAGCCATGAAg GGGGCGGGGACAGCAGACTGCGTCCTGATCGAGATCTTTGCCTCAAGATCAACTGCACAGATCCGAGCTCTGAACGAGGTCTACCTGACAG AGACCGAGAAGAAGGTGACCCTCGACATGAAGTCAGAAGTTTCTGGAGACTTCGCTGATGCTCTGCTCATCCTGGCCGAG gGTAAAAGAGACGAGAGCACCTCGGTGGACGCAGCGAAGGCTAAAGAGGACGCTCAG GCTCTGTACGAGGCTGGGGAGAAGAAGTGGGGCACTGATGAGTCCAAATTCATCGACATCCTCTGTCACCGAGGGATACCTCAGCTCAGACAGA CTCTGATGGAGTTTAAGGAGATCAGTGGGAAGACTCTGCAGGAGAGCATCGAGGGAGAGATGTCCggagagctgcaggagctgctggTGGCGATCG TGAAATGTGTGAAGAGTGTCCCGGCCTACCTTGCAGAGCTTCTGTATCAGAGCATGAAG ggtgGAGGAACAGATGAGAAGACTCTGACTCGGATCATGGTCAGTCGCTCCGAGGTCGACCTGCTCGATATCCGTACCGAGTTTAAGAAGATCGCAGAGTGTTCCCTGCTATCGTACATCGAG tcgGACTGTGGAGGAGATTATGGAAAGACTCTGGAGAGGATCTGTGGAGGAGACGACGAGGACTAA